The proteins below come from a single Mucilaginibacter mali genomic window:
- a CDS encoding family 78 glycoside hydrolase catalytic domain, whose amino-acid sequence MRKLYVLLAALFLKSITAHAQTGVKWQAKWIEPADTTNGPERAAQYFRKTFKADQKPVSATLYITCHGLYEAQLNGKRVGDAYFTPGWTEYKKRLQYQQYDVTSLLTQGNNTINVTVGDGWYRGNFGFNAARDRYGKHLGLLCQLEVKYKNGKTAIFTTDNDWQSASGPIRMSEINAGETIDARVQPTNWSAVTTANYGYDLLLPTQGTLVTRHETFKPIKVITTPKGEKVLDFGQNLVGWVIVKARGTAGTKISIKHAEVLDKDGNFYTENLRAAKATATYILAGNGEETFEPHFTYFGFRYIQVDGYPGAINPDDFTAVALYSNMAPTGTFECSNPMINQLQHNIQWGQKGNFLDVPTDCPQRDERLGWTGDAQVFFRTAAYNYDVKRFFTKWMADVAVSQRADGAIPHVVPDILNGSGGSAGWADVATIIPWNMYLVYGDKALLATQYPTMVNWIGFMTKNSTNNLWNKGNHYGDWLSYHSPNDDGSDAITDKYEIAQCFYAYSTQLVINAAKVLGKTEDVARYQQLLNDIKAAYNKEYVTGGGRLMSNTQTAYVLALQFDMLPEDRRAQAAKYLVDNIKRYNNHLTTGFLGTPYLCHVLTRFGYTDVAYQLLLQPTYPGWLYPIKMGATTVWERWDGIKADGTFQSSRMNSFNHYAYGAIGDWMYRTIAGIDTDPDQPGYKHIIIKPHPGGDMTYCKASFKTQHGDIKVEWHNENGKFSMSVTVPENTTATISVPDNTGANYTVHEVKAGQYQY is encoded by the coding sequence GGCAGGCGAAATGGATAGAACCCGCCGATACCACCAACGGCCCCGAGCGGGCGGCGCAATATTTTCGTAAAACGTTTAAAGCCGATCAAAAGCCTGTTTCGGCCACCTTATACATTACCTGCCACGGCCTGTACGAGGCCCAACTGAACGGCAAACGTGTAGGCGATGCCTATTTTACACCAGGCTGGACCGAATACAAAAAGCGCCTGCAATACCAGCAGTACGATGTTACCAGTCTTCTTACCCAAGGCAACAACACCATTAACGTCACCGTTGGCGACGGTTGGTATCGCGGCAACTTCGGCTTCAACGCCGCGCGAGACAGGTACGGCAAACACCTGGGGCTGCTTTGCCAACTGGAGGTGAAATACAAAAACGGTAAAACCGCTATTTTTACAACCGATAACGACTGGCAAAGCGCTTCGGGGCCGATCCGCATGTCCGAGATCAACGCCGGCGAAACCATCGACGCACGTGTGCAACCTACCAACTGGAGTGCCGTTACAACAGCCAATTACGGGTACGATCTGCTGCTGCCTACGCAAGGCACGCTGGTTACCAGGCACGAAACCTTTAAACCTATAAAAGTGATCACCACACCTAAAGGCGAAAAAGTGCTGGATTTTGGCCAAAACCTGGTTGGCTGGGTAATAGTAAAAGCCCGCGGCACGGCCGGTACCAAAATAAGCATTAAGCACGCCGAGGTGCTGGATAAGGACGGCAATTTCTATACCGAAAACCTGCGCGCGGCCAAAGCCACCGCTACTTATATTTTGGCCGGTAACGGCGAGGAGACCTTCGAGCCGCATTTTACTTACTTCGGCTTTAGATATATACAGGTTGATGGTTACCCGGGTGCTATTAATCCCGATGATTTTACGGCTGTTGCACTGTACTCGAACATGGCGCCGACGGGTACCTTCGAATGCTCGAACCCGATGATCAACCAGTTGCAGCACAATATACAATGGGGACAGAAGGGGAACTTTTTAGATGTACCTACCGATTGCCCTCAGCGTGATGAGCGCCTGGGCTGGACCGGCGACGCGCAGGTGTTCTTTCGCACGGCAGCTTATAATTACGATGTGAAGCGCTTCTTCACCAAGTGGATGGCCGATGTGGCGGTATCGCAACGTGCTGATGGTGCTATTCCGCATGTGGTGCCCGATATCCTGAACGGTTCGGGCGGCTCGGCAGGCTGGGCAGATGTGGCGACGATTATACCGTGGAATATGTATTTGGTTTATGGCGATAAGGCGCTGCTGGCCACCCAATACCCAACTATGGTAAACTGGATTGGGTTTATGACCAAAAATAGCACCAATAACCTGTGGAACAAAGGCAACCACTACGGCGACTGGTTAAGCTATCACTCGCCAAACGATGACGGTTCGGACGCGATCACTGATAAATACGAGATAGCGCAATGTTTCTATGCTTACTCAACCCAACTGGTTATCAACGCCGCCAAAGTATTGGGTAAAACCGAAGACGTTGCCAGATACCAGCAATTGCTAAACGATATTAAAGCCGCTTACAATAAAGAGTACGTTACCGGCGGCGGTCGCCTGATGAGCAATACCCAAACCGCCTACGTGCTGGCCTTGCAGTTTGATATGTTGCCCGAAGACAGGCGTGCGCAAGCTGCCAAATACCTGGTGGATAACATTAAGCGTTATAATAACCACTTAACCACCGGCTTTTTAGGCACGCCTTATTTGTGCCATGTACTAACCCGCTTTGGCTACACCGATGTTGCTTACCAACTGCTGCTGCAACCCACTTACCCGGGCTGGCTGTACCCTATAAAAATGGGCGCCACCACCGTATGGGAGCGTTGGGACGGCATCAAGGCCGACGGTACCTTCCAATCCAGCCGGATGAACTCGTTTAATCACTATGCTTATGGCGCCATCGGCGATTGGATGTACCGCACTATTGCAGGTATAGATACAGATCCTGATCAGCCGGGATATAAGCATATCATCATCAAGCCACATCCGGGCGGGGATATGACTTATTGCAAGGCATCGTTTAAAACGCAGCATGGCGATATCAAAGTGGAGTGGCATAACGAAAACGGCAAGTTTAGCATGAGTGTTACCGTGCCCGAAAATACCACGGCTACAATCAGCGTGCCGGATAACACCGGGGCAAATTATACCGTGCACGAGGTGAAAGCAGGGCAGTATCAGTATTAA
- a CDS encoding serine hydrolase domain-containing protein — protein sequence MANNRIKSGIVTALICLLWSLHTFAQQAAFKQNLQARVDSLCAAGHFPGLSVAVVFPDDKMVAVASGMADSVKHQPMKTDDRMMEGSVGKTYVSAIAMQLIKEGKFSLDDKVSKYLGHYSWFNRLPNAADITIKMLMQHTSGIMRYEFKPAFTNDLTANPAKIWKPEELLAYVFDEKAPFKAGQGWDYADTNYIVLAMIMEQVSGKAYYDMLRDRILKPFHLTETLPSDKRKLKGLIQGYAGKNNDFGHQSEVIAPNGEFIINPQFEWTGGGVYATTADLAKWGKMLYEGRVFDPAMLPIMEDGVPARMLGRNTNYGLGVIIRQSPDFGVSYGHSGFFPGYMTEMCYFPKYKICIAVQTNSSDYASFKMQPLRVLNEVVKLYAATYKD from the coding sequence ATGGCTAACAACAGAATCAAAAGCGGAATCGTAACGGCACTTATCTGCCTTTTATGGTCGTTGCACACCTTTGCCCAGCAGGCGGCGTTTAAGCAAAATCTGCAGGCCAGGGTCGATTCGCTTTGCGCGGCGGGACATTTCCCGGGCTTATCGGTGGCGGTTGTTTTTCCGGATGATAAAATGGTAGCCGTAGCATCGGGTATGGCCGATTCGGTTAAGCATCAACCCATGAAAACCGACGACCGGATGATGGAGGGCAGCGTTGGAAAAACCTACGTATCGGCCATTGCCATGCAGTTGATAAAGGAGGGCAAATTTAGCCTGGACGATAAGGTGTCCAAATACCTGGGGCATTACAGCTGGTTCAACCGGCTGCCCAATGCTGCAGATATCACCATAAAAATGCTGATGCAGCATACCAGCGGCATTATGCGCTACGAATTTAAGCCAGCCTTTACCAACGACCTGACCGCTAACCCCGCCAAGATTTGGAAGCCCGAGGAACTTTTGGCCTATGTGTTTGACGAAAAGGCGCCCTTTAAAGCCGGGCAGGGCTGGGATTATGCTGATACCAATTACATCGTACTGGCTATGATCATGGAGCAGGTTAGCGGCAAAGCCTATTACGATATGCTGCGCGACCGCATCCTGAAACCCTTTCATCTGACGGAAACCCTGCCATCGGACAAGCGGAAACTGAAAGGCCTGATACAAGGCTATGCCGGCAAGAATAACGATTTTGGTCACCAAAGCGAGGTGATAGCGCCCAACGGCGAGTTTATCATCAATCCACAATTTGAATGGACCGGCGGCGGCGTTTACGCCACCACGGCCGACCTTGCCAAATGGGGCAAAATGCTCTACGAGGGCAGGGTGTTCGACCCGGCGATGCTACCCATAATGGAAGACGGCGTACCGGCCCGGATGCTGGGCCGTAACACCAATTATGGTCTTGGCGTTATCATCAGGCAGTCGCCCGACTTTGGTGTTTCTTATGGACACAGCGGCTTCTTTCCGGGATATATGACCGAGATGTGCTATTTTCCCAAATACAAAATTTGCATAGCCGTGCAAACCAACTCCAGCGATTACGCCAGTTTTAAAATGCAGCCCTTAAGGGTGTTGAACGAGGTGGTGAAGTTGTACGCGGCGACATATAAGGATTAA
- a CDS encoding DUF1543 domain-containing protein, whose translation MKSQYLFMVLLGSKAPARNTEQHDFFFGIASELRHLVPAMRNFWPEAGNSLHIDGWRRITHIDGYRVEVMPKDAANTATERLFFINLGGYTSGKLEEQHYTLLTVQNDRLSALSASKLTAFFKTATIAKVKGANAHIDEKYGIDVDEIYRVDDLLSDADKAAYHIALSPDVDLPDDEIHLGYLQLHKL comes from the coding sequence ATGAAAAGCCAATACCTGTTCATGGTGCTGCTGGGATCAAAAGCACCCGCCCGCAATACAGAGCAGCACGATTTCTTCTTCGGTATAGCAAGCGAGCTACGCCACCTGGTGCCAGCGATGCGCAACTTTTGGCCCGAGGCAGGCAACAGCCTGCATATTGACGGTTGGCGGCGGATAACCCATATTGATGGGTACCGAGTTGAGGTGATGCCAAAAGACGCGGCGAATACGGCTACAGAGCGCCTCTTCTTCATCAACCTTGGCGGGTATACATCAGGCAAACTGGAGGAGCAACACTACACCTTACTTACCGTGCAAAACGACCGCCTGTCGGCCCTGTCGGCATCAAAACTTACCGCCTTTTTCAAAACCGCCACCATTGCCAAAGTAAAAGGTGCCAATGCCCACATCGACGAAAAGTACGGTATTGATGTGGATGAGATCTACCGCGTTGATGACCTGCTAAGCGATGCCGATAAGGCCGCTTATCATATTGCGCTTTCGCCTGATGTTGATTTACCCGATGATGAGATACACCTGGGTTATTTGCAATTGCATAAGCTTTAA
- a CDS encoding ferritin-like domain-containing protein, which yields MATTEKSIDTLNDLIEINNDRVAGFEKVIADIKDENIDLKELFQDYSAQSREFSQKLTAIVAANGGDAETGNSASGSLHRAWIDVKALFGGSDRESILSEAERGEDAIKKAYRDALSSGELSADAYETVTAQAQDINAAHDRIKALRDAA from the coding sequence ATGGCAACTACAGAAAAATCAATCGACACATTGAACGACCTGATCGAGATCAACAACGACCGCGTAGCTGGCTTTGAAAAAGTGATAGCCGATATTAAGGACGAGAATATCGACCTGAAGGAACTATTTCAGGATTATAGCGCGCAAAGCCGTGAGTTTAGCCAAAAACTGACCGCTATAGTAGCTGCTAACGGCGGCGATGCGGAGACAGGAAATAGCGCAAGCGGCAGCCTGCACCGTGCCTGGATAGACGTTAAAGCATTATTTGGCGGCAGCGACCGTGAAAGCATTTTAAGCGAAGCCGAACGTGGCGAGGATGCCATTAAAAAAGCTTACCGCGATGCCCTGAGCAGCGGCGAACTAAGCGCCGATGCTTATGAAACAGTAACCGCGCAGGCGCAGGACATTAACGCCGCGCACGATCGTATCAAAGCGTTGCGTGATGCCGCGTAA